TAGGTAAAACATCAATATTTGGTGCATCATGCAAAAACTTTGCCTGAGACATACTTCTTGGATAACCATCAAGTAAACAGGCATTATCCAACGACTTCATCAAATCTTCAACTACCTTGTTTACAACATTATCGGGCACTATCAAACCAGCTTCTATATACTTTTTCACCACCGGATCATCCACATCTCTAAGTACTTGCCCTATAGAGTAACTTGGTATCCCTAACTTTTTTGTTACCAGTGCTGCTTGCGTACCTTTACCAGATCCTGGCAATCCTAAAAAAGATATTATTCGCTTCATTTAAGAAAACCTGATCTTTTTTACTAAATTTTCATACTGTCTGTTTAAACCGTATGATTGAATCTGCGAAAAAGTATCTATAACAACACTTACACAAATAAGCAAACTAGTACCACCTAAAGTAAAAGAAGATATCTTGTTCATTATCACCTCAGGTACAACACATATCACGCAAAGGTAGACTGCACTTATTACTGTAATTCTACTCACCACATAATCTAAATATTCAGCCGTAGCTTTACCAGGACGCCTTCCAGGCAAAAACACTCCACTTTTTTTCAAACCAGATGAAATTTCTTCCGCATTAAATACAACAGAGGCATAAAAAAAGCTGAAAAAGAATATTAACAACATATAGCAGATTAAAAAAGCTGGCTTACCTCGACCGAAGTTAAACATAAACCACTCCATAATTGCAGAATCCCCCTTATAGAAGTTAGCTAATGTTGCAGGAAAAAGCAATACAGAACTTGCAAACATTGGAGGTATGACACCAGACATATTTATTTTTATAGGTATATAATTCGACCTTGCTTGTCCTGCTTGGGCTCTGTTACCAGGATTCTGAACATTCACCTTACAAAATGCTTTTTCTAAAAATACTATAAAAGCAACAATAAGTATCATGCTAAGGCAGATTACTAGCACGCTTAAATATGAAATTACTCCTTTTCTAGAAAATTCAAATAAATTAATTACAGCGCTTGGCAAACCTGATACGATACCAAAAAATATTATTAATGAACTTCCATTACCTATACCTCTAGCACTAATTTGCTCTCCTAACCACATTAAAAACATTGTGCCTACAACTAGCGTCAAAACAGTTGAGACTTTAAAAAATGTAGCAGAAATTATTACTACAGCCCCTAAAGAGGTAGATGCACCTTGTAAACTAGCAGCAACACCATAAGCCTGAAGCATCGCAAGAACTATGGTCAAATATCTTGAAATCTGGTTTATTGTCCTTCTTCCAGCTTCGCCTTCTTTTTTCAAATCTTCTAAAGGCTTATAAGCAACAGATAAAAGTTGCATTACGATCGACGCAGTAATATATGGCATGATCGCTAATGCGAAAATTGACATCCTACCTAATGCACCTCCAGATAAAACGTTGAACATTCCAAGAACCCCAGATTGGTTGCGTGTTGCAATTTCTGAAAGCGCCCCAGAATCAATACCCGGGATTGGTATAAAAGAACCTACTCTAAAAACTATCAGCAACAAAAACGTAAACCAAATCCTATCAAAAAGATCTGATCCAGATTTTGAAAAGAAAGCTTTAGTTTGTTTCATTTTCCTCTATATTACCTCCTACAGAAGTGATAAAAGATCTAGCTCCTGCAGAATATTTAAATACTTTAAAAATAAAACCAGAAAAAGATGCTTCTTCATCTGCAAAATCA
Above is a genomic segment from Candidatus Phycorickettsia trachydisci containing:
- the secY gene encoding preprotein translocase subunit SecY, translated to MKQTKAFFSKSGSDLFDRIWFTFLLLIVFRVGSFIPIPGIDSGALSEIATRNQSGVLGMFNVLSGGALGRMSIFALAIMPYITASIVMQLLSVAYKPLEDLKKEGEAGRRTINQISRYLTIVLAMLQAYGVAASLQGASTSLGAVVIISATFFKVSTVLTLVVGTMFLMWLGEQISARGIGNGSSLIIFFGIVSGLPSAVINLFEFSRKGVISYLSVLVICLSMILIVAFIVFLEKAFCKVNVQNPGNRAQAGQARSNYIPIKINMSGVIPPMFASSVLLFPATLANFYKGDSAIMEWFMFNFGRGKPAFLICYMLLIFFFSFFYASVVFNAEEISSGLKKSGVFLPGRRPGKATAEYLDYVVSRITVISAVYLCVICVVPEVIMNKISSFTLGGTSLLICVSVVIDTFSQIQSYGLNRQYENLVKKIRFS